The genome window ACGAGGTGGACGCGGTGGGCCTGTGGACGGGGATGACCGCCACCTACGGCTGGCGCAACCCGCTGGTGGTGGTGGAGCGCTACACCTACGACCCCCTGCGCCGCCTCACCGGTGTTACGGACAGCGAGGGCTTCCGGGAGACCTACGGTCGTCTCATTCCCGCTCAGGGCGACTTCACCGACCTGCACAACCCTTACACCTTTCTGGGGAAGGAATGGGACGAGGGCCTGGGCCTGTATGAATTCGGCGTTCGCCTTTATGATCCCTGGGCGGGGGTGTGGCTGACGCGGGAGCCGTTGCCGGGGGATGTGTGGCGGCCGCGGACGTGGCACCGCTACGCCTATGCGTTCGCCAGCCCCATCAGTTACGATGACCCGTATGGGATGCAGACCTGTGGGTTCAACATCCTCACCGGAGAGCAGGAGTGCTTCGGTGAGACAACGGGGATGGGGTGGACGCCCACTTTCGCGTGGACCCCCTGTCATCCTCCGTTCCGGCAGCCCCACCCCCTGCGGGCGCCTGGATGTGTCTCCTCAGCCCGGCCGATCTCTTCTCGCTGGCCTATGGGGGCTACCAGGCCTGGCGGGCCGGGCGGATGCTTCGAGGTGGGCTGAGGTTTGTTCCGGGGAGCGCCTATCCGGGCCCGATCATCGTATACGGCTCCCGGGAAGCCTGTGAGGCGGTGGGGCTTTCTCCCTTTCTTACCCATGCTCGCTGGACCCATCCGGCGCTGATCCGATTTCAGAAAACTGGAAAGCCCTGTTCTTCCTGAGCAGCCTGTTGACAGGGTTCGCTGGGTCGGCTAAAATACGCGGTGTCTTTTTCCCCGGGCGCTGGGTTCATCCCCCAGCTGGGGGATCCTCCCAGGGGAAGTGCTCCATCCGGCGTCACGCGATGAGTTCCCCCTGGGGTTGTAAAAGCTTGCCCAAAGCACGTTCTCCCCTCCCGTGGCTTTTGGACGAGGGGATAAGTATGTTTTCCCGATCGGAGCGCTATGGCACAAGCCCGGTGAACCCTAAGCGAGAGGGATGAGAAGTATGCCCACGATCAACCAGCTGGTCCGCAAGGGCCGCAAGCCGAAAGTTCGGAAAAGCAAGTCCCCTGCCCTGCATTGGGTGTATAACTCCCTGACCGGGGAGCGTTACTGGGATCCGAAGGGGGCTCCACAGCGCCGTGGGGTCTGTGTGGTGGTGCGCACCATGACGCCCAAGAAGCCCAACTCGGCGCTGCGGAAGATCGCCCGGGTTCGCCTCACCAGCGGGGTGGAGGTCACCGCTTACATCCCCGGCGAGGGCCATAATCTCCAGGAGCACTCGGTGGTTCTGGTGCGCGGGGGGCGTGTGAAGGATCTACCGGGGGTGCGCTATCACATCATCCGGGGCGCCCTGGATGCGGCGGGCGTGGAGAAGCGACGCCAGGGGCGCTCGAAATACGGCGCCAAGCGGCCTAAGGAGCAGAAGGGCCGGTGACGTCTTCTCCCCGATGAGTGGATCTGCGGAGGGGAGCCCGGGAGGGGCTCCCCTCCGCTTTATCCGGCTCGGAGACGTGGCAGGGCTTTCGGAGCCTGCGGCTTCATGGTCCGAAGTTGCCGTAACTCCTGGGGGGTCAGGGGACGCCACTGGCCGGGCCTGAGACGACCCAGTGTCACCGGTCCGATGCGGATGCGGATCAGGCGCCGCACCGGATGGCCCAGTCGGGCCGCGATCCGCCGGATCTGGCGCTTTTTCCCTTCCCGCATCTCCACGAGCAACCACGTTTGACCCCCCTCGTAGCGGATGACCTGCACCTTCGCCGGCCGGGTCCTCTGCCCCTCCAGGAAGATGCCCCGTCGCCAGCGCTCCAGGGTTTCGGAATCCGGGTGCCCCTCTACCAGGACCTGATAAACTTTCGGGTGCTCATAGCGGGGATGGGTTAATCGGTGGGCCAGATCCCCATCGTTGATGAGCAGGACCAGCCCCTCGCTCCGCGCATCCAGGCGTCCGACGACATAGAGCGGTTTCACCGGTGGGACCAGATCATAAACGCTGGGCCTCCCGGAGCCCGGCATCGGATCCGAGAGCACGCCCCGGGGCTTATAAAGCGCAAAGCCTGTGAGAGGCGGGATCCAGATGCGGCGGCCATCTACCCGGATCTCGTCCCGCTCCGGATCCGCGCTCATCCCGAGATGGGCGAGGGCCCTGTTCACGGTCACCCTTCCCTGCCGGATCAGCTCTTCACATTCCCGACGGGAGCCTAACCCCGCGCGCGCCAGGATCTTTTGAAGACGTTCGCGCATGCTTATCCCTGCATCCCCCAGGATGCGACAGGGCTTTATCGCGTTCAGGGAGAGGACGTGGTTTTCAGAAGGCTTAACTTCCACGCCAGCGTCTTCACGTCATCCGTGCCGCGGATCCGAATCCGCGGCCACACGAAACGGTTCTCCAGGCGCTCGTCCGCCCCGTAGGCCGTAGTGACCGCACCCCAGAAGGAATATCCTTCCAGAAACCGAAGCAGGTTCCTGTCATAGCGGGATGAGGGATAGGCGAAGAAACGCACCGGACGGCCCGTATGGGCCTCGATAGACTGTTTCCCGCCGATGATATGGTAGAAGAGAAAGGCGTTGTCCCTCCCGCTCAGCGGGACATGCTCTCGCCCATGGAGCTGGATATCCATTCCCGCTTCGCTCATCTGCCGGATCTGTTCCCAGGACAGATAGCGGGGATCTCCCTCATCGGCCCGACCGGTCAGAACAAAGAACGTTCCATGGAAACCATAGCGCAGAAGCCTGGGGAACGCTTCCTCATAGGCATCCCGGTAGCCATCATCGAAAGTCAGCACCACCGGTTGGGGCGGAAGTGGGCGCCCCTGCGTTAAATAGAAGATCAGATCGCTGAGGGACACTGTTTCATAACCCGCTTGGCGCAGATATTGAAGGTGGGCTTCGAACATGGAGGGCCGCACGGAGAGATCCAGCCGGAAGCGATCGGCTCCGGCCGGAGGATCCGAGATGTAGTGATACATCAGAATGGGCACGCGGAGAGCCCGCGCCTGACCATCGGCATGCGGCAGGGGCTCTTGAAAGAACGGATAGGGCGCCGGAGTAGGCGACCTGGCCGGCGATGGCTCAACGATCGAGGTTCGGGGAGGCGCTGGGGAGCGCCTCAGAGATGCGGTTGTGGAAAGCAGATCGGCCGAGAGGGGAGCTTGGGCGTAGATGGAAAGCAACCCGCGAGCGGCCCCTGCCGGGGCATCGCTCGCATGGCTCAGGATCCGCATGGTCAGGGCGATTAGCCCGCCGAGAATGATCACCCACAGGATCGGGGATATGAACCGCCGTCGCGTTCGCTGCCACTGGGGACCCGTTATCTTTCCCATCGTGAACCTGGATTGGGGCGGGATCGATCAGCGGAGAGTGAAAAATCCTCTGGGCGCCGCTTGTCGATCCCACGGGAATCCTGCACGAGCCCATGGGGCTGCAGGAAGAAACCGCGGCTTATCCTTACCGAATGGGCCAGCAGCCCCAGGGTCCTCCACGAAACCTGCGCACCCCGGGGAAGGCCCAGGATGCGGGGATGGGGAAGTGCCCCCGAGGGGATTCGAACCCCTGATCTCCGCCTTGAAAGGGCGGCGTCCTAGGCCACTAGACGACGGGGGCATTCCAGGCTAATTATACCACACGATGCTGTGGCGGCTCCAGAAGGACGGAGGATTTTTCTGTATTCTCCCGAATTCCACCCTTCGGATCGGAATCCGGGAGACCCGGACAAACGGCCTCCCGATCCTCCGCGCTGGCCGCACGGTTATCGATCCACAGGTTCCATGGGGCGGACACCCTCGATGCCCCGGCGCAGCTCCCATGGATAAATGATGTAGGCATCCGTCACTGCGGCATAGTAAGTTGGGCCGTGGCGGAAGAGCGATTCTCGGGGCTTGTAATGGAGCACTGCGGTTTCCGGATAACCCCCGGCTGCCTCCACCCGGCTTCGAACGGTGTTGATGGTGCGCCCGCTGGCCCAGACATCGTCCACGACCAGCACCCGACGGCCGCGCAGCAGTTCATCCTCAGGGAACTGAAGGAACGTGGGCCAGGTGAAGAGCTTGACCCGACTTAAGTCCTGAGCGTCCGGAAAACGAACAGCGGCCGTCAGGATGTATTTGATATCCAGGGCCTCTGCGATCATTCCCCCGGGCACGATTCCCCCTCGGGTGATCATGAGCAGGGCATCAAAAGGCCCTCGAAGTTGAGGCAACAGATGATCCATTAAGGCTTCCACATCTCCCCATGAAAGGATTTCTCGCCGCATAGTTGCCACCTCTCCACCTTTGAGGGGATGAAGGACAAAGCGGGCACTTCCAGGCCATGCTCCGATCCGCAAAGGCGATGCATTGCGGAAGAACTTTTCCCTATTTTATTCCTTTGGGGGTGGGAGCGGAGAGGGCTTATCCCCTTTACGGGAAGATCGCCCGCGAGGACATGGGGGTCGGGCCGGCCCGAGGAGTCAGCAGGCCCGACCCGGGGGAAAGAGGGATCATCCGGCATCCCGGAGGGAAGCCGAAGGGCGCCCGTTCGGCGGTCACGGGGTTCCGCGCCGCGCCTTCTGGAGCAGCGCGGTGGTGAAGACCCGATCGATCTCGACGGGTTTGGTGATGGCATGGTAGCGCCGCAGGACCTCATATAGCGCTTCCCACTGTTCTCGGGTTTGCCATCCGATGCCATGGGCTCGGGTGACTTCCGATTCGGCATCCTTCAGCTCGGTCTCCAGCATGAACCGCATGTGCCCTCGATCCGCCTGCGGCGCGTATTTCAGAACGATGTCCACCGCTTCCTCCGGGTTCATCCGCGCGTCCTCGATCCCCTTTATGGCCGCCCGCAGGAAGCGGACCAGGAGATCCGGATCCCGCTGGATCTGCTCTTCGCTGGTGACATACGTGAGCCCCAGGGTGGGCACCCCATAGTCGGCGGCGTCCCAGATCACCAGCTCATAGCCCATCTGCCGCAGCAGATAGGGCTCGTTGGATTTGAAGAGCGGATACACATCCACCAGCCCCTGAACCAGCACCCGGGGATCGAAGCCGACGTTCACCAGCTCCACCCGGCTTCGATCCACCCCCGCCGCCTCCATGATGGCGAAGAGATCCGGCGGCGGCGTCCCTTTATACCCTACCTTCTTCCCCTCCCAATCCTTCGGCGTTCGCATCCCGGAGGATCTCAGGGCGGCGAAGGCCT of Thermoflexus sp. contains these proteins:
- the rpsL gene encoding 30S ribosomal protein S12 gives rise to the protein MPTINQLVRKGRKPKVRKSKSPALHWVYNSLTGERYWDPKGAPQRRGVCVVVRTMTPKKPNSALRKIARVRLTSGVEVTAYIPGEGHNLQEHSVVLVRGGRVKDLPGVRYHIIRGALDAAGVEKRRQGRSKYGAKRPKEQKGR
- a CDS encoding polysaccharide deacetylase family protein, producing MGKITGPQWQRTRRRFISPILWVIILGGLIALTMRILSHASDAPAGAARGLLSIYAQAPLSADLLSTTASLRRSPAPPRTSIVEPSPARSPTPAPYPFFQEPLPHADGQARALRVPILMYHYISDPPAGADRFRLDLSVRPSMFEAHLQYLRQAGYETVSLSDLIFYLTQGRPLPPQPVVLTFDDGYRDAYEEAFPRLLRYGFHGTFFVLTGRADEGDPRYLSWEQIRQMSEAGMDIQLHGREHVPLSGRDNAFLFYHIIGGKQSIEAHTGRPVRFFAYPSSRYDRNLLRFLEGYSFWGAVTTAYGADERLENRFVWPRIRIRGTDDVKTLAWKLSLLKTTSSP
- a CDS encoding pseudouridine synthase, with product MRERLQKILARAGLGSRRECEELIRQGRVTVNRALAHLGMSADPERDEIRVDGRRIWIPPLTGFALYKPRGVLSDPMPGSGRPSVYDLVPPVKPLYVVGRLDARSEGLVLLINDGDLAHRLTHPRYEHPKVYQVLVEGHPDSETLERWRRGIFLEGQRTRPAKVQVIRYEGGQTWLLVEMREGKKRQIRRIAARLGHPVRRLIRIRIGPVTLGRLRPGQWRPLTPQELRQLRTMKPQAPKALPRLRAG
- a CDS encoding ABC transporter substrate-binding protein; its protein translation is MLRMVRIICFVLVAGLVMGIAGCTTPTPVATPTVALRHMVFMAGYKPQANLPFVGVYIAKEKGYFLSEGLDVEIQHSTGRGEHLQLLMAGAIQVTTQDAAVLLQRRADPGLPLVSIALIGQRGQQAFAALRSSGMRTPKDWEGKKVGYKGTPPPDLFAIMEAAGVDRSRVELVNVGFDPRVLVQGLVDVYPLFKSNEPYLLRQMGYELVIWDAADYGVPTLGLTYVTSEEQIQRDPDLLVRFLRAAIKGIEDARMNPEEAVDIVLKYAPQADRGHMRFMLETELKDAESEVTRAHGIGWQTREQWEALYEVLRRYHAITKPVEIDRVFTTALLQKARRGTP
- a CDS encoding phosphoribosyltransferase, with the translated sequence MRREILSWGDVEALMDHLLPQLRGPFDALLMITRGGIVPGGMIAEALDIKYILTAAVRFPDAQDLSRVKLFTWPTFLQFPEDELLRGRRVLVVDDVWASGRTINTVRSRVEAAGGYPETAVLHYKPRESLFRHGPTYYAAVTDAYIIYPWELRRGIEGVRPMEPVDR
- a CDS encoding RHS repeat-associated core domain-containing protein, with protein sequence MGLTTRRLDGTVIAAFAYEVDAVGLWTGMTATYGWRNPLVVVERYTYDPLRRLTGVTDSEGFRETYGRLIPAQGDFTDLHNPYTFLGKEWDEGLGLYEFGVRLYDPWAGVWLTREPLPGDVWRPRTWHRYAYAFASPISYDDPYGMQTCGFNILTGEQECFGETTGMGWTPTFAWTPCHPPFRQPHPLRAPGCVSSARPISSRWPMGATRPGGPGGCFEVG